GCGAAGTTTGCAAGGGCTCCTAAATTTGTATTGTAACTATATTGATCGTCATGGAATACTTCTGGCAACGACTGGCCAACATACGCTTTTTGGTCTGCTTCGCGTTTCCTTTGGTCGTAACGATAAGTCAATGAAAAAATAGCTCCAAATTTAGAATCATCTTTAAAATTCTTAGTGGAACCGTAATTCAGTTGAAAGTTAGGCGTTAATGTTGACTTCTTCGTATCATAGCCCCAATTGTTTTTAAACAATTTAGAATACTCAAAAATTTCATTTGAATTATTTTGTAAAGATTGAAAATCCTTTGTGGAAGGAAAACCTTTAGGAATTTCACGGTCACTTCCTGCAAAACCAAACACTTCACCACCAGCTCTTTTTGCTGAGGTAAAATCTTTAAATGTGGATTGTGTATTATAAGATGTACCTATGGATGCATCAAAGAAATTTTTCTCTGGAAAATCTTTAGTATTCACTTGAACTACACCTCCGGAAAAATCAGCAGGGATATCTGGGGTTGCAGTTTTATTAATTATGATTGATTCAATTAAATTTGAAGGAATGATATCAAAAGAAAAAGCACGTTTATCTACTTCTGTATTGGGTAAAATCGCATTATTCAACATAGCTGAATTGTAACGATCACTCAGCCCCCTTACAATAACATATTTATTATCTTGGATACTAGCACCACTTACACGCTTAATTGCCTCTGACGTATTTCTATCTGGACTTCTCTTAATTTGTTCGGTCGAAATCCCACTGGAAATTCTAGCACTATTTTTTTGCTGCGAGTACAAAGCACTTATCGACTCTTTTTTGAAAGTTCCCGTAACAACAACCTGATCCAATACAGTTCCCCCAGTATTATCGAGTACTACATCTAGCGTCGTAACATCCTTATCCTTTATCTCTACATCAGTAATTTGCTTAGTAGCAAAGCCTACATAACTAAATTCTAATGTATACTTCCCTGCAGGTACTGCAGGAATATTATAATTACCAGTCACATCTGAACTTCCCACTCTCGCCGTACCGAGTACCTTAACAGTCACCCCTGTGATTGTTTCACCTGTTTTGACATTTGTTACTTTACCCGCCACCTTTCCACTGCCCTGTGCATAAACTGTTGTTGACGCAGCTACTGCTAGCGTTACGACTGCAGCGATTCTTTTAAGTTGTAATTGTGGTTCCAATTTATTTGTTTTTTGTTTCTGCAAAGCTATTAGCAGAATATTAGATTAACATTAACAACAAATTACCATTGCGTAAACCAGTTGTTAAATTAATGTTACTTACTTCCTGTTTTTTTTGATTCTCAGCAAAAAAGGCCTTTTAATGCTATTTATACGAATATTTACCCCCCTTAAGCGGTCAGCATATTAATGAAGTGTAAGAAAATTATTAAGCACTTAATTTATTAACACAATAAGGATATTTTTCTAAATTACACTTTAATGAATGCCATTTACGGCCTTATATAGATAAGTGGTACTGCTAGTTGAGAGAGACCGATCATCTTCCATTGCCAACTGTTAACTCACTGCAGTAAATTGCTTTTTATATGCAATATAATTGCAATTATATTGCATATAAAAAGCAATTTATCTAAGTTTGAATATATTTTCAATTTCTGATCCTCATGAGCACTCCAATCGTATCAACTACACAGTTATCATTTCAGTATCCTAATTCAACGCCAATTGAATTTCCAGATATTCACATCGAGAAAGGTCAGCATACGCTGTTATTAGGGGATTCGGGTTCTGGAAAAACAACGTTACTTAATATATTAGGAGGTTTGTCACGACCAGAGACAGGTCTAGTCAAAATAAATAACCAAGACCTATCCTTATTATCAAACAGCAAATTGGATCAGTTTCGTGCGCAATATATCGGATTTATATTCCAAGAAGCTCACCTCCTAAGAAATTTAACACTTTTGGAAAACATCAAGTTGGCACAGTCTTTAGCAGGGAAAAAAATAGACATAAGTGCAATTCATCTTATACTTAAACAACTACAATTAGATGAAAAAAGTGCTGCCTATCCGAACGAATTGAGTCGCGGCCAGTTACAACGCGCCGCTATTGCACGTAGCGTCATCAATAAACCAGCCTTATTAATTGCTGACGAACCTACTGCCGCTTTGGACGATAATAATACCTACAGGGTATTAGAACTTCTCCTATCGATAGCTGACACTGCAGGATCAACTTTACTGATAACAACACACGACAAGAGAATAAAAGATCAGTTCTCCAAAATGTACCTTTTAAAATAATTGTTTTACTTTATTTACGCGTTACCCTTAGTTTTTAAAATTTGTTATGAACACGATACAATTGGTTTGGAAAAATTTAAGTAGGCAGTTTGGCTCGGTCTTTCTAAGCATTCTGTTAACGGCGTTTGGAATTTCCATCCTTGCCGTGCTTTCAATTACCGGCGAAACTTTTGAAAAGCAGCTTGACAATAACAGTAAAAATATTGATTTGGTTGTTGGAGCCAAGGGAAGCCCCCTTCAATTGATCTTATCAAGTATTTATCATATTGACAATCCAACCGGCAATATCCCACTGGACGAACTGGAACCATTACGCCAAAATCCCCTTGTTCAGCTTGCAGTGCCCCTATCTTTAGGTGACAATTTCAAAGGCCATCGCATTGTTGGAACAGATTCATCTTTCTTAGCGATTTATGAAACAGCAATAACTGAAGGCCGTATCTGGCAAAATAACTTTGAAGTAGTCATTGGTGATCAAGTTGCAAAAAAGCAACAACTCAAAATTGGCGATCAGATCCATAGTTCACATGGCTTGAGCAAAGATGGACATCATCATGACGAACACCCGTTTACCATTGTTGGTATTCTAAAACATAACAATAACGTTACCGATAACTTAATACTAACCAACTTAGAAAGTGTTTGGGATGTACATGGCATTGCACATAAACATGAGCATCAAGAAACAGCGGTAGAGAAAGAATTACGCGAACGCCAAGAAGATCGGGAGGAAACCCTCAAAGCACATTTTCACCATCATGGTGAAGATATAGCAGAAAATTTATCTGCTCCAGCCCAAACGAACGAAAAAGGACATCAGGAGCAGGAAGACCATCATGAGCACGCAGAGGAAGGCATGTTTGTGAAGTCAATAGGTGCCGACATGGTAAAGCAGAATGGACTGGAAATAACCGCCATCCTACTCAAATATCAATCCCCTGCAGCGATCGGAATTTTGCCAAAATTGATTGATCAGCAAACAGACATGCAGGCCGCATCTCCCGCCATGGAAAGCACTCGTCTATTCTCATTATTAGGCGTAGGGATAGATTCTTTATCGATACTCGCTTATGTAATTATGTTTATTGCAGGTTTAAGCGTCTTTATTAATTTATATAACGCATTAAAACAACGTAAATACGACCTTGCCATCATGCGTACGCTTGGAGCCTCCAAAGGAAAACTCTTTGCCATTGTGCTTCTTGAAGGACTAATCATTACGATTCTTGGTGGGTTAATTGGGCTTATAATGGCACATCTAGCGCTTTACTATATCAGTAATCAAACAAGTCAAAGCGCCGATTTTATAGAGGCCTTTACACTTCATCCGAAAGAACTGATTTTCTTGTTTGTTGCTTGTTTAATAGGTATCTTCGCAGCACTTATTCCGGCGATCAAGGCCTACAGGACAAGTATTTCTGGAACACTATCAAATAAATAAGTTTAATAAGATTACACAACGACAAAAGATCGCAATAAGAAGAGCAGCTTATCCTTTAGGCAGGAAAACGGAAAATACATTCGAACAGCTTCTCGATACATAATAATAGCATAACACATGAAAAAAACACTGACAGTATTCTTATTTATATTATTCTGTACCATACAGTCCCAAGCCCAAATAGGCGGTAATCCGGATGTTCCCGATCATACACCTATGATGAACAAAACTTGGGAAGCAATTGATAAGATGGCTTATAAAGTAACTTATAATGGGGCAAAGAAAGTATATACTCCTTTCTATCCAAAAGAACTTAAAGCGCTTGAAAATAAAATTGTTGAATTACCTGGTTATATGGTTCCTCTTCATAGTGGTCGTAATCATAAAAACTTTATGATGTCTGTATTACCTGTGATGCAATGCCAATTCTGTGGATCCAACGGAATACCACCAATGGTTGAAGTAACGTTAAAAGGTAGTGCGATAAAATTTTCCGAAGACCCGATTAAATTAAAAGGGAAAATGATCTTTACCAAAGATCCGCTTAAAGGAAATGCTGAAATTCAGATTGTAGATGCAGAACCAATAAAATAAACTAGCGTCCATTTGAACGATCAAATTGGCTTTGCAAATTATTCTTCAGAGCCAATTTGCCAAACCAACGCAGCGGCTTATTTTATCTATTCAGCAGCGAAACTTCCATACAAGCTGCTAAAGCAGCCGTTTCGGTTCTTAAACGCGCTTCTCCCAACGAAATCGGATGAAACCCCATCTGTAGTGCCAAATCAATTTCCTCTTCAGAGAAATCTCCTTCCGGACCAATGAGGATAATATAATGCTGGTCTGGCTCCAAAACCTGGTTTAAATACTTCTTTTCAGCGTCAACACAGTGTGCAATTGCTTTTTGAACACCTTCTTTTGGGATTTCCCTCAAAAACTGTTTAAACGATACTGCTGGATTTAGCTTGGGAAGATAGGCTTTCAACGATTGTTTCATCGCTGCAACAACCACCTTATTTAGACGATCTAATTTCACCTCTTTTCGCTCAGAATGCTCACAGATAACTGGAGTTATTTCTTGAATTCCAACCTCAGTCGCCTTTTCCAAAAACCATTCGATGCGATCAATATTCTTCGTTGGACCAACAGCAATATGCAAATGATATTTTGGCCGCTGAAACTCCTCCTCAACATTTAAGATCGTGATAACAGTACGTTTGGGGTGAGGGTCAATAATTTGAGCTTCGTACAAACCACCGCGACCGTCTATGAGATGTAAACGATCACCAGTATCCATACGAAGCACACGAATAGCATGTTTACTTTCTTCTTCACTAAGGATAAAATTTTCTAATGAAGGGTTTAAATCCGGTGTAAAAAATAACTGCATGTGCTTTCGTTATTGTTTTATTCTTCTGTATCATCATCGGCCGATTCGACCAATTCCAATTTGACAAACTCTATGTTCTGCTGGGCCTTACGGATAATAGTGAATACGTAACCATATTCTTCTTTACGCTCACCGACTTCAGGAATCTTATCAAAGATTTCGCTCACCAGACCGGACATCGTATCGTAATCTTGACTCTCGGGTAATTCTATCGGGAGAAATTCATTCACATCATGAATACTAGCGCCTGCATCGACCATATATTCCGTTTCAGAAATTCGTTCAACAACTGGAGTTTCCTCATCATATTCGTCCTGAATCTCACCGACCAGCTCCTCAACAATATCCTCCAGGGTAACCATACCTGCTGTCCCACCAAATTCATCCAGTACAATCGCCAACTGTAGACGCTTTTGCTGAAATTCAGCCATGAGATCATTAATCTTCTTCGTTTCAGGAATGAAATAGGGCTTGCGCATGATATTTTTCATGACAACTTCCTTTCCTTTAGCTAAGAGGGGAAGAATATCCTTTGTATGTACAATACCAACGATTTGATCAATGTTATCTTCATAAATTGGCAGACGGGAATACCCCTCTTCAGTCATTGTTTCAATCAGCTCAGAGGCATCAGCCGTGACCTCCACAGCCACAATTTTGGTACGAGGTACCATAATATTCTTAACGATACGTTCGTTAAAATCAAATACATTTTTGATCAACTCGTGCTCAGAAATATCCAAAGCACCAGACTCTTTACCTTTATCCAAAAGATATTGCAACTCTTCAGAAGAGTGCGCAGATTCCCCTTTGGTAACTTCAAATCCTAAAATCTTCAACAGAAAATTAGCGAAACCATTTAAAATCCAAATAAATGGTCTAAAGATAAAGTAGAAAAATTGCAGTGGAACCGCAATTTTCATTGTTGTTGCAACAGGTTTTTGAATCGCAATTGATTTAGGAGCGAGCTCTCCAAATACAATGTGTAACACGGTAATAATCGTAAAAGCCAATATATGACCTGCATTCGTCGCGATTGTACCTGTCAATTCAACACCGAAAAAACCTAGTACCCCCTGCACAATTTGGGTCATTACAGCCTCTCCTACCCAACCTAAGGCCAGTGAAGAAAGTGTAATACCCAATTGTGTAGCGGCCAAATAACCATCCAAATGCTCCGTTATACTTTTGGCTATTGTAGCAACTTTGCTACCTGTTTTTGCCTGAACTTCAATTTGGGAGACTCGGACCTTGACAATAGCAAATTCTGCCGCGACAAAAAAGCCGTTGGCCAATACTAAAAACAATGTCCAAAATATATCGAGCGCCATGCTTGGGGTTATTTGTTAACAAATTCTTTTTTGTACAAATCGATAGCCTCGATCAAGATTCTTTGTGCTTCTTCACGTCCTTTTACACCCTCAACAATGACATGCTTCTTTTCAAGTGCTTTATAACTCTCAAAGAACTGTACAATCTCCTTCATGGTATGCGGAGGTAACTGATCAATATCTTTAATGTAATTAAAAACGGGATCATTTTTAGCTACCGCAATAATTTTATCATCTTGTTCTCCACCATCAACCATATTCATCACACCAATGACCTGTGCTTCAACCAATGTTAATGGTAAAATATCCACTGAGCAAATAACCAAAATATCCAAAGGATCTTTGTCATCGCAATAAGTCTGTGGGATAAAACCATAATTGGCAGGATAAACGACAGATGAACTCATTACTCTGTCCAAAAGCAACAAACCAGTTTCTTTGTCTAATTCATACTTTCCTTTGGATCCGTTTGTAATCTCAATGATAGCATTTACGGCATTTGGAACATTCTCACCTGGAGAAACCATGTGCCAAGGGTTTTGTTTACTCATTTTTTATTTTACTGTATATTTTGTTTGTTTCTTTTATCTTTTATACGCTTTTTTAACAACGTTATTGCAATTGGTAAAAATGCGATCACAATCATACCAACGACAACATATTCTACATAATGTATAATCCAAGGGAACTCAATACCAAGGAAATATCCAGACAGGGTCAATACAAGTACCCAAATGGCAGCTCCGGCAACATTATACAGAACGAACTTCTTAAAATCTAATTTTACAACACCTGCAAAGATAGGTGCAAAAGTACGAACTATTGGAACAAATCTTCCTATAATTAAAGCAGTTCCACCATATTTATGGTAAAATTCTTCGGCCATGACCACATATTTTCGCTTAAAGATGAAACTATCTTTTCGCTTAAACAGCATCGGCCCCGCTCGATAACCAAACCAATACCCTGTAAAATTCCCTAATACTCCCGCGACAAATAAGCCTAGACAAAGCGTGTATATATTAACGTCAATTTTATTTAGTGCACAAAATAATCCTGCAAGAAATAATAAATAATCACCAGGTAGAAAAAATCCAAAAAATAGACCTGTCTCAGCAAATACAATTAAGATAACCAGATAAAATCCACCAGAGCTCAATAACTCTTCTGGATTTAATAATTGTTGAAATGACAACAAAAGTTCATGCATAATCTTTAGTAAAAATCAATATTGCGTTTCTTTTTTAGAACAAATCCTACGCTTCTCCTTGTACAAATTTTAAACAGCAAAGTACAAATATAGCATTCTTCTAAAAAACGAACGTAAATCAAGTGTAATATAATCTTTTCTAGTTATTGATTTTGAGCAGTTATACTGACGATAGATTCGCGAATAGTTGTCGCAATCTGATGAAGTTCGTCCTCTGCCAAGCTCAATTTAGGTCCAGCAAAGTTTAAATCACTAATTTTATTAATCGGCACCAAATGTATATGTGCGTGCGCCACCTCCAAACCAACTACCGCTACACCGACTTTTACACAGGGAATTACCTTTTTAATGCCTTGAGCAACAATCTTAGCAAACACCCAAAGTGCCATATATTCATCATCTTCTATATCAAAAATGTAATCGGTCTCTTTCTTAGGGATCACAAGAACGTGCCCCTTAGCCAATGGACTGATATCCAAAAAAGCTAGAAAATCATTACTTTCTGCAACTTTGTAAGCTGGGATCTCGCCAGCAACGATTTTTGAAAAAATTGTCGACATATTATTCTAATCTTGGAATAAATCTTTTAAACAATAATCAGCAAACAACAGACTTTAAATTGCAAAGCCTCTGGTATGTCAGCAATTAAAGATTTGATTACCGATTTTTTCATACCCTGTTTTTGTACTGTCCAACAAATATAAACAAAAAAGGTCGCGATTGCTATATCACGACCTTCTTAATATAAAGTTAATTTGTGGATGTGCGGTTATGGCATACCGCACATAACCGACATATATTATCTTGAAATCTCTACGATCTCGAATTCAATTTTACCGGCAGGCACTTCAATAACAGCTGTATCACCTTTCGATTTTCCCAACAACCCCTGGGCAATAGGAGATTTAACTGAAATCTTGCCCGACTTCAAATCTGCTTCTGACTCCGCCACCAATTGATACGTCATTTCAGCACCATTCTTTTTGTTCTTGATCTTAACAATCGATAAGGCCAAAACTTTAGATGTATCCAATTTAGACTCATCAATTAAACGTGCTGTCGCCAATGTATTCTCCAAATTGGCAATTTTAGCTTCGTGAAGCCCCTGAGCTTCTTTAGCAGCATCATACTCTGCATTTTCTGACAAATCTCCTTTGTCTCTAGCCTCTGCAATAGCATTGGCAATTTTAGACCTTCCTTCCGTCTTCAGATAAGCCAATTCTTCTTTAAGCTTACGCAATCCTTCTTCCGTAAAATAAGTTACTTCTGCCATAATTTTATCTTTTTTCTTATTTTCTACATTTTAAAAAAGAAACAAGACCATATTTCCCTCGTCAGGAAACATGGTCTTGCTTTGAATCTATACGAAGATAATAATTGTTTTCAACAAAACAAATTCTTACCCGTTAAATAAAATTAAATCTCTTCCTCATCAACAAATTTATACCCCAGCCCCCGAACTGTTTGTAAATAATGTGGCTTATCTGGATTTGTTTCGATCTTTTTCCTTAAACGAACCACATGCATATCCAACGTACGTGTGTTGACATTTGAGCTATACCCCCAAACAACCTCCATTAACTCCTCGCGTGTAATCTCCCGGCCTAGGTTTTGTAAAAAATGAAGCAAAATTCGGTTTTCCAAAATGGTCAACTCAACTTTCCTCCCGTCACGTATTAAGGAATGAATATTCGGATGATGTTCCGTTTGGCCAAATTTATATACTTCGGGACTGTTCTTCGGTAAGAAAAATTTCACCTTATTATCGATCATAGCAATAAGCACATCCATGTTAAATGGCTTACTAATGTAATCAGTCACACCAAAGCTATAGGCTTCAATTTTGTCCACATCTTGAGATTTCGCTGTCATCATGATAATGATGTTCTCAAACCCGGCTTTACGGACATCTTCACAGATTTCGTTACCTTCTTTTCCTGGAAGCATCCAATCCAACAAAACCACATCGGGTCTCTTTTCCAAGATCAAACTTTCCGCTTCATTCCCATTTCCACTTTGAATGACCTGATAGCCTTCGGATTCCAATCGATGTTTTACCAAGAACCGTAAGTTCTCATCATCTTCAATAACAGCAACAGTGATGTCTTTATTCATATTTAAATTTATTTTTTAAACCGGAAATACCAAGGTGAAGGTGGTCCCCTGTCCCAATTGACTTTTTACTGTAATATCACCGCCTATAAATTCGGTAATCTCTTTACAGAAAGCCAAGCCCAAACCGATACTTCCTTGCTGATTATATTGACTTTTTATTCTATAAAACTTTTTGAAGATGTTGTTAAACTCTGCCTTCTCAATACCTATTCCTTCATCCTTAAAAGTGATAACAAAATTCTTCTTGTTTTGTTGTATCGCAATATCTAAGATTTTATGCCCCGCTTTCGAATATTTATAGGCATTATCAATCATATTTTGAAACACGCTACTCAATAGTACCGGATCTGCAAGCATTGATGTCCTTACATCAATTTTTGTGCTAATCTTGAAATCCGCATACTTTATTCTTGACGAAGCGACTAGATTTTCGGTAAATTCCTCCAAATCAACTTCTTCTTTATTTAATTTTATGGTTTTATTTTCGATCTGACTAAAAGACAACAGCTTATTCATCAAGTTATTTAATCGGTCCGCCTCCTGATCTAATATATTTCCATACATTTTCCGTTCTTCATCAGAGAGTACCTGTGCACTCTTAATATTATTGCCAGCAATTTTAATAACACTCACAGGCGTCTTAAACTCGTGGGTAAGATTATTGATGAAATCGTACTGCAATTTAAAAAGTCTTCCGTTAATTTCTAAATTTCTATAAATTAAATATAATATTGCAATCAAAATAATATAAATCAGAGATACCCCACCCAATACCGGCCAAAAACTACGGTTTATCTCTTTTGACAGAAAACTTTTACTCGATCTAAAAAGAAGTTTGTAGTCAGCTAACGCTCCAGGTAACGGCATCTCGGTTGAAATTTCGTCATTTTCAGATGTAATCGGAGCACCAACCAGTGGGACTATTTCGACTTTCTCATAAAGATTTGAATAACTATTTTTTACTTCCAGATACATTGGGTCAATCTGAAAATTGAACATATCCTGTTCATATCCGACAGTATGATCCAAATTGCCTTCCATGATGGACTTATAGACAATTAAGTCATTGACCCTCGGAATA
The DNA window shown above is from Sphingobacterium thalpophilum and carries:
- a CDS encoding ATP-binding cassette domain-containing protein, translating into MSTPIVSTTQLSFQYPNSTPIEFPDIHIEKGQHTLLLGDSGSGKTTLLNILGGLSRPETGLVKINNQDLSLLSNSKLDQFRAQYIGFIFQEAHLLRNLTLLENIKLAQSLAGKKIDISAIHLILKQLQLDEKSAAYPNELSRGQLQRAAIARSVINKPALLIADEPTAALDDNNTYRVLELLLSIADTAGSTLLITTHDKRIKDQFSKMYLLK
- a CDS encoding FtsX-like permease family protein; translation: MNTIQLVWKNLSRQFGSVFLSILLTAFGISILAVLSITGETFEKQLDNNSKNIDLVVGAKGSPLQLILSSIYHIDNPTGNIPLDELEPLRQNPLVQLAVPLSLGDNFKGHRIVGTDSSFLAIYETAITEGRIWQNNFEVVIGDQVAKKQQLKIGDQIHSSHGLSKDGHHHDEHPFTIVGILKHNNNVTDNLILTNLESVWDVHGIAHKHEHQETAVEKELRERQEDREETLKAHFHHHGEDIAENLSAPAQTNEKGHQEQEDHHEHAEEGMFVKSIGADMVKQNGLEITAILLKYQSPAAIGILPKLIDQQTDMQAASPAMESTRLFSLLGVGIDSLSILAYVIMFIAGLSVFINLYNALKQRKYDLAIMRTLGASKGKLFAIVLLEGLIITILGGLIGLIMAHLALYYISNQTSQSADFIEAFTLHPKELIFLFVACLIGIFAALIPAIKAYRTSISGTLSNK
- a CDS encoding 16S rRNA (uracil(1498)-N(3))-methyltransferase encodes the protein MQLFFTPDLNPSLENFILSEEESKHAIRVLRMDTGDRLHLIDGRGGLYEAQIIDPHPKRTVITILNVEEEFQRPKYHLHIAVGPTKNIDRIEWFLEKATEVGIQEITPVICEHSERKEVKLDRLNKVVVAAMKQSLKAYLPKLNPAVSFKQFLREIPKEGVQKAIAHCVDAEKKYLNQVLEPDQHYIILIGPEGDFSEEEIDLALQMGFHPISLGEARLRTETAALAACMEVSLLNR
- a CDS encoding hemolysin family protein: MALDIFWTLFLVLANGFFVAAEFAIVKVRVSQIEVQAKTGSKVATIAKSITEHLDGYLAATQLGITLSSLALGWVGEAVMTQIVQGVLGFFGVELTGTIATNAGHILAFTIITVLHIVFGELAPKSIAIQKPVATTMKIAVPLQFFYFIFRPFIWILNGFANFLLKILGFEVTKGESAHSSEELQYLLDKGKESGALDISEHELIKNVFDFNERIVKNIMVPRTKIVAVEVTADASELIETMTEEGYSRLPIYEDNIDQIVGIVHTKDILPLLAKGKEVVMKNIMRKPYFIPETKKINDLMAEFQQKRLQLAIVLDEFGGTAGMVTLEDIVEELVGEIQDEYDEETPVVERISETEYMVDAGASIHDVNEFLPIELPESQDYDTMSGLVSEIFDKIPEVGERKEEYGYVFTIIRKAQQNIEFVKLELVESADDDTEE
- a CDS encoding inorganic diphosphatase — protein: MSKQNPWHMVSPGENVPNAVNAIIEITNGSKGKYELDKETGLLLLDRVMSSSVVYPANYGFIPQTYCDDKDPLDILVICSVDILPLTLVEAQVIGVMNMVDGGEQDDKIIAVAKNDPVFNYIKDIDQLPPHTMKEIVQFFESYKALEKKHVIVEGVKGREEAQRILIEAIDLYKKEFVNK
- a CDS encoding DedA family protein, with amino-acid sequence MHELLLSFQQLLNPEELLSSGGFYLVILIVFAETGLFFGFFLPGDYLLFLAGLFCALNKIDVNIYTLCLGLFVAGVLGNFTGYWFGYRAGPMLFKRKDSFIFKRKYVVMAEEFYHKYGGTALIIGRFVPIVRTFAPIFAGVVKLDFKKFVLYNVAGAAIWVLVLTLSGYFLGIEFPWIIHYVEYVVVGMIVIAFLPIAITLLKKRIKDKRNKQNIQ
- a CDS encoding HIT family protein, whose amino-acid sequence is MSTIFSKIVAGEIPAYKVAESNDFLAFLDISPLAKGHVLVIPKKETDYIFDIEDDEYMALWVFAKIVAQGIKKVIPCVKVGVAVVGLEVAHAHIHLVPINKISDLNFAGPKLSLAEDELHQIATTIRESIVSITAQNQ
- the greA gene encoding transcription elongation factor GreA is translated as MAEVTYFTEEGLRKLKEELAYLKTEGRSKIANAIAEARDKGDLSENAEYDAAKEAQGLHEAKIANLENTLATARLIDESKLDTSKVLALSIVKIKNKKNGAEMTYQLVAESEADLKSGKISVKSPIAQGLLGKSKGDTAVIEVPAGKIEFEIVEISR
- a CDS encoding response regulator transcription factor; protein product: MNKDITVAVIEDDENLRFLVKHRLESEGYQVIQSGNGNEAESLILEKRPDVVLLDWMLPGKEGNEICEDVRKAGFENIIIMMTAKSQDVDKIEAYSFGVTDYISKPFNMDVLIAMIDNKVKFFLPKNSPEVYKFGQTEHHPNIHSLIRDGRKVELTILENRILLHFLQNLGREITREELMEVVWGYSSNVNTRTLDMHVVRLRKKIETNPDKPHYLQTVRGLGYKFVDEEEI
- a CDS encoding HAMP domain-containing sensor histidine kinase, with the translated sequence MKAEKYSYRKNYGLLLMFFIVISGLYIFALFLSRNYTESHIKNEFTNRKSEIFDQTLIPFNDFFQNRIPEVSFYQGFLDSVQAGKYAYSILSSYPFVREIGFFDLQFNNDHNLNYGFIVNNLRIQPKTITIFTVSRSGLNKNTIRDRGQMGLHSEEINNIGVKLATYIDKLQPNAKLSDKDILKVFYTIRPGQITYLNIPRVNDLIVYKSIMEGNLDHTVGYEQDMFNFQIDPMYLEVKNSYSNLYEKVEIVPLVGAPITSENDEISTEMPLPGALADYKLLFRSSKSFLSKEINRSFWPVLGGVSLIYIILIAILYLIYRNLEINGRLFKLQYDFINNLTHEFKTPVSVIKIAGNNIKSAQVLSDEERKMYGNILDQEADRLNNLMNKLLSFSQIENKTIKLNKEEVDLEEFTENLVASSRIKYADFKISTKIDVRTSMLADPVLLSSVFQNMIDNAYKYSKAGHKILDIAIQQNKKNFVITFKDEGIGIEKAEFNNIFKKFYRIKSQYNQQGSIGLGLAFCKEITEFIGGDITVKSQLGQGTTFTLVFPV